CGCGCACTTCCGCGACCAGCGGATGGCCGAGCCGCTCGATCATGGTGACCAGCTCCTCGCCCAGCCCGGCTCCGTGGCGGAGCAACTGCTCGGACTCGATCGTGTCCAGCACCGCGAGCGCCGCAGCGCAGCAAACCGGGTTGCCGCCGAACGTGGTGGCGTGCTGGCCCGGGTTCAGCATGGCGGCCGCCTCGCCGATCCCGACGCACGCTCCCAGGGGCAGCCCGCCCCCGAGTCCCTTGGCCAGGGTGAGCACATCGGGCAGCACGCCCTCCCGCTGGAAGGCGAACCAGTGTCCGGTGCGCCCGATCCCCGTCTGCACCTCGTCGAGGATCAGCAGGGCTCCCGCGCGATCCGCGATCTCGCGTGCCGACCGCAGGTACCCCTCGGGCGGGATGACGATGCCGGCTTCCCCCTGGACGGGTTCGAGCACTATCGCAGCGGTCTCCTCGTTCACCGCCGCCTCGAGAGCGGCGGTGTCCCCGAAGGGGACGTGCTCCACACCGCTGGGCAGCGGTTCGAAGGGCTCCCGCTTGGTGGGCTGGCCCGTCAACGCCAGCGCGCCCATCGTCCGTCCGTGGAATCCTTCGGAGGCCGCCACCACTCCGGGACGGCCGGTGCGCCGGGCGATCTTGAACGCGGCCTCGTTGGCCTCCGAGCCCGAATTGCAGAAGAACACGCGCCCGTTGTCGGGTGCTCCGATCAGCGTGAGCAGTCGCTCGGCCAGCCGCAGCTCCGGCTCGTGGCTGTAGAAGTTCGAGACGTGGCCGAGCGTGGCGATCTGCTCGCTCACCGCCCGCGTCACGGCCGGGTGGGCGTGCCCGAGCACGTTGACGGCGATACCGCCGAGCAGGTCGAGGTAGGTGTGGCCCTCGACGTCGGTGACCTCGCAGCCGGAACCGCTGACCAGTTCCACCGGCGGTGTGCCGTAAGTCTGCATGATCGATTCACGCCAGCGCTGTGCCGCGCCGGCGTTGTCGTTGCCTCCGGACGACATCAGTTCTCGTCCTTTCCTGGTTCTGGTTCTGGCGGAACGACCATGGTTCCGATGCCCTCGCTCGTGAACACCTCGAGCAGCACCGAGTGAGCCAACCTGCCGTCGATCACGTGCGCCCGCGGCACACCCCCGGAAACCGCCTGGAGGCAGGCCTCCATCTTGGGGATCATCCCGGAAGCCAACGTCGGCAGCAGGGAACGCAGCCGTCGAGTGTCCAGGCTGGAAACCAGTGAGTTCCGGTCCGGCCAGTCGGTGTAGAGCCCTTCCACGTCGGTGAGCACCACCAGCTTCTCCGCGCCGAGCTCAGCGGCCAGCGCTCCCGCCGCCGTGTCGGCGTTCACGTTGTGCACCACTCCGTCGGTGTCCGGGGCCACGGTGGAGATCACCGGGATTCGCCCCGCCTCGATGAGGTCGAGCACGGCAGTGGGGTCGACGCTGTCGACGTCACCGACCAAGCCGATGTCCACCGGCTCGCCGTCCACCACAGCGTTGCGCCTGCGCGCGGTGAGCAGCTGGGCGTCCTCACCGGACATGCCCACCGCGTGCGGACCGTGCTGGTTGATCAGGCCGACGAGCTCACGGCCGACCTGTCCGACCAGCACCATCCGGACGACTTCCATCACCTCGGGTGTGGTCACGCGGAGTCCGCCGCGGAACTCTCCCCGCATGCCGAGCCTGTCCAGCATGCTCGTGATCTGCGGACCGCCGCCGTGGACGATGACCGGCCGCAGGCCTGCCAGCCGCAGAAAGACCATGTCCTCGGCGAAAGCCCGCTTGAGCGTGTCGTCGGTCATCGCGTTGCCGCCGTACTTGACCACCACCGTCGCACCGCGGAAGCGCTCCAACCACGGCAACGCCTCGGTGAGCACCCCGGCTTTCCCCGCCGCGTCGGTCAACCGTTGGTCGGCTCGTGTCTCGGTCATGAGGAGTAGGCACTGTTCTCTTCGACGTATCCGTGGGAAAGATCGGTGGTGAGCACGGTCGTTTCGTGCTCACCGAGCCCGAGGTCGATCACGATTTCGATCTCGCGGCCGGACAGGTCGACCTCGCTCCGGTCGACCACCGGGGCGCCCTTCGAGTACAGCGTCACCCCGTTCGCGGCGATATCCATGCGGTACTCGTCCATCTCGACGCCGGAGCGCCCCACCGCCATGGCGATGCGCCCCCAGTTCGGGTCAGAGCCGAACAACGCGGTGCCGACCAGGTTGTCCTCGGCGACCAACC
The sequence above is a segment of the Actinopolyspora saharensis genome. Coding sequences within it:
- the argB gene encoding acetylglutamate kinase gives rise to the protein MTETRADQRLTDAAGKAGVLTEALPWLERFRGATVVVKYGGNAMTDDTLKRAFAEDMVFLRLAGLRPVIVHGGGPQITSMLDRLGMRGEFRGGLRVTTPEVMEVVRMVLVGQVGRELVGLINQHGPHAVGMSGEDAQLLTARRRNAVVDGEPVDIGLVGDVDSVDPTAVLDLIEAGRIPVISTVAPDTDGVVHNVNADTAAGALAAELGAEKLVVLTDVEGLYTDWPDRNSLVSSLDTRRLRSLLPTLASGMIPKMEACLQAVSGGVPRAHVIDGRLAHSVLLEVFTSEGIGTMVVPPEPEPGKDEN
- a CDS encoding acetylornithine transaminase; its protein translation is MSSGGNDNAGAAQRWRESIMQTYGTPPVELVSGSGCEVTDVEGHTYLDLLGGIAVNVLGHAHPAVTRAVSEQIATLGHVSNFYSHEPELRLAERLLTLIGAPDNGRVFFCNSGSEANEAAFKIARRTGRPGVVAASEGFHGRTMGALALTGQPTKREPFEPLPSGVEHVPFGDTAALEAAVNEETAAIVLEPVQGEAGIVIPPEGYLRSAREIADRAGALLILDEVQTGIGRTGHWFAFQREGVLPDVLTLAKGLGGGLPLGACVGIGEAAAMLNPGQHATTFGGNPVCCAAALAVLDTIESEQLLRHGAGLGEELVTMIERLGHPLVAEVRGAGMLIAVELNEKLASVVVETARQRGYLLNPVRPDAVRLAPPLVLERQQAQRFVRDLGEVLSEALAMSTGGEEGTR